The genome window AAGCTTCTACTTTACCTTTAAGCGTCATCAGTAAAGGCTGGCCACGACGGTCCAGCGCTTTGGCTGCTGCCACTTTCACCCAACCTTCGCTGATGCAATATTCTTCCACGTCAAAACGCTGTTTGCCATTCAAACGAATACCAACATCGTGTTCGAAAATTGCTGCTACATAATGCGGGCTACGTGGGTTAGTGCAAAGGCGATCCGGTAAATCCGGGCGTGCTGCTGTGTCTTGAGTGGTAGTGTCTGTCATGGCTCTGGCCTGTAATAAATAAAACGTGCGCCATTGTAGGCAAAGCCTGCATTGGGCTCAAGAGCGGCCGTGCAATAATCAACAATCCTGTTTCACCTCATCTTTGACCAAAACCAACATTAACAATAAGATAGCTATTACCTAGCCTAATTAACGGATCCACCATGAAAATTGCTTTGATTATCATAGTTCTCGCCTGTATAGCTTATTACTTCTACAACAACGCCAATAACCAAAAAGCCGCAGCGCTGAATCTGGAAAAAGGCAGTGCATTTTTAGCTGAGAACTCTAAAAAAGAGGGCGTAACAACCACAGCTTCAGGCCTGCAGTATGAGGTTTTACAAAGTGGCAACGGCGAAAGCCACCCAACCGCCAGCAGCACAGTGCGGGTGCATTATCACGGCACGCTCACTGACGGCACTGTATTCGACTCTTCAGTCGAACGCGGCGAAACTATTTCTTTCCCACTAAACCGCGTTATTCCTGGCTGGACCGAAGGTGTGCAGTTAATGAAAGTGGGCGATAAATTCCGTTTTTATATACCTTCCAATCTGGGGTACGGCAACCGCAGCGCAGGCAAAATTCCGGCCGGTTCAACTCTGATTTTTGATGTGGAGTTGTTTGAGGTCCAGTAAAGTAAAAAGAAAGGGAGAGCTGCATCTCTATGCGCATTCTGCCAGAGGCTGCTTAGGTTTGTGACAAGTATTTGAAAGGATCTAATGATGCTGACATCAAAAGAGTTCATCACGCGATTTATTTTTCTAGCTCTGTTGCTTAATTTGCCAGCAGTGTTCACTTCGCTTTTGGCTGAGATGGGTCTGGAACCTATTTTGCTGATTGCCTGGTTGGCAGTATGGGCGAATGTCCCTAAGTTTGCTGGCTTAGGCTATGTGTTTGATAGTTCAGATATCATCTTGGGCGAGTTTGGATTGATGGACGCGTCAGCTGTGGTTATTTTTAGCATCGTCATGTTTTGGGTGCTATGTGCCGCGTGCATAGCATTCTTTAGTGTGTTGTTTTCAAAACGGTATAAAAATTCACTGTAGCTGAGGACCCTGCCTGTTCGTTCTGGTCAACAGCAGAAATTAGCAAGCATGGATAGTGA of Rheinheimera sp. MM224 contains these proteins:
- a CDS encoding DUF3297 family protein — encoded protein: MTDTTTQDTAARPDLPDRLCTNPRSPHYVAAIFEHDVGIRLNGKQRFDVEEYCISEGWVKVAAAKALDRRGQPLLMTLKGKVEAFYTEPN